Proteins co-encoded in one Novosphingobium sp. PP1Y genomic window:
- a CDS encoding GNAT family N-acetyltransferase, producing the protein MASLPKEERTRPVPATDTVDLRADAGTLSCVPWHHLEAEIAAWDSLAREASEPNPFFESWYLLPSLRQLPETHRVRILRFERGGRLAGILPVLRAGRYYRWPVPQISSWLHANCFCGAPLVAQGSEHEFWRAILKWADHSPGAALFMHLRAMPLGTPLHAALESVLAEQRRQAALVHLEHRAMLASDLGAQAYLEASLSTKKRKELRRQAKRLADEGELATIRQRDAEGIEAWCDAFLSLEASGWKGKAGSALACDPATESLLRESLAGGALNGKLERLTLTLDGRPLAMLATFLSPPGAFSFKTAFDETYARFSPGVLLQRENLEMLAREDIAWTDSCAASDHPMIDHFWRERRPVGRLSIAIGGRLRRAAFRQFVRAETARNPTGTSS; encoded by the coding sequence GTGGCAAGCCTGCCCAAGGAGGAACGCACGCGCCCGGTCCCTGCGACCGATACCGTCGACCTGCGTGCCGACGCCGGGACCCTGAGCTGCGTTCCCTGGCACCACCTCGAGGCGGAGATCGCCGCGTGGGACAGTCTTGCGCGCGAAGCCAGTGAGCCCAATCCCTTTTTCGAGAGCTGGTACTTGCTGCCTTCGCTGCGGCAATTGCCCGAGACCCACCGCGTGAGGATCCTGCGCTTCGAACGCGGCGGCCGCCTCGCCGGAATCCTGCCGGTCCTGCGCGCGGGCCGTTACTATCGCTGGCCGGTCCCCCAGATCTCGAGCTGGCTGCATGCCAACTGTTTCTGCGGCGCGCCGCTGGTTGCGCAAGGAAGCGAACACGAATTCTGGCGAGCGATACTCAAGTGGGCCGACCATAGCCCCGGCGCAGCCCTGTTCATGCACTTGCGCGCCATGCCGCTCGGCACGCCGCTTCACGCCGCGCTGGAGAGCGTCCTTGCCGAGCAGCGGCGCCAAGCCGCGCTCGTCCACCTTGAACACCGCGCCATGCTGGCCTCCGATCTTGGCGCGCAGGCCTATCTCGAGGCATCTCTCTCTACCAAGAAGCGCAAGGAACTGCGCCGCCAGGCCAAGCGCCTCGCCGATGAAGGCGAACTTGCCACGATCCGCCAGCGCGATGCCGAAGGGATCGAGGCATGGTGCGATGCCTTCCTCTCGCTCGAGGCTTCGGGCTGGAAGGGCAAGGCCGGCTCCGCCCTCGCCTGCGATCCGGCGACGGAGAGCCTCTTGCGCGAAAGCCTCGCGGGCGGCGCCTTGAACGGCAAGCTGGAGCGGCTGACGCTGACGCTGGACGGTCGGCCGCTGGCGATGCTGGCGACGTTCCTGTCTCCACCGGGGGCCTTCTCGTTCAAGACCGCCTTCGACGAAACCTACGCCCGCTTCTCCCCCGGCGTCCTCCTGCAGCGGGAGAACCTCGAGATGCTCGCGCGCGAGGATATCGCCTGGACGGACAGTTGCGCAGCCTCCGACCACCCGATGATCGACCACTTCTGGCGTGAGCGTCGCCCGGTCGGACGTCTATCCATCGCAATCGGCGGACGCCTGCGCCGCGCCGCCTTCCGCCAATTCGTGCGCGCCGAGACTGCGCGCAATCCCACAGGAACGTCTTCATGA
- a CDS encoding transcriptional regulator: protein MSVFPPSARATFAANYPEIPHKLVHTLSAHPLLDFGALADLAEALPEASIEYNAGNQPIGIDGKPAATGIPIGETIRSIETSNSWAALKNIEQHPSYAALLEDLLGELRPQIEARTGRMMKTQGFVFVTSAGGVTPYHFDPEHNILLQVRGSKVMTQFPAGDARYAPDEVHETYHTGGGRELRWSEDLLSGGREFAIAAGEALFVPVMAPHFVRNGPEPSISLSITWRSEWSFAEADARAFNGLLRKYGLKPRSPSRWPARNLAKAYGWRVARKLGAG from the coding sequence ATGAGCGTTTTCCCGCCCAGCGCCCGCGCGACATTTGCTGCCAACTACCCGGAAATTCCGCATAAGCTGGTTCACACACTCAGTGCCCATCCGCTGCTGGACTTCGGTGCGCTTGCCGATCTTGCCGAAGCGCTGCCGGAAGCCTCGATAGAGTACAACGCCGGCAACCAGCCCATCGGCATCGATGGCAAGCCTGCGGCGACCGGCATTCCCATCGGCGAAACGATCCGTTCGATCGAGACGAGCAATTCGTGGGCCGCGCTCAAGAACATAGAGCAGCATCCGTCCTACGCGGCCTTGCTGGAGGACCTTCTCGGCGAACTGCGCCCGCAGATCGAGGCTAGGACCGGGCGCATGATGAAGACCCAGGGCTTCGTCTTCGTGACCTCGGCAGGCGGTGTGACGCCCTATCACTTCGATCCGGAGCACAATATCCTGCTGCAGGTGCGCGGCTCGAAGGTGATGACGCAGTTTCCCGCCGGGGATGCCCGCTATGCGCCCGACGAAGTGCACGAAACCTACCACACTGGCGGCGGTCGGGAATTGCGCTGGAGCGAAGATCTGCTCTCGGGTGGCCGTGAATTCGCGATTGCTGCAGGAGAGGCGCTGTTCGTCCCGGTCATGGCGCCGCATTTCGTCCGAAATGGACCGGAACCATCGATTTCGCTTTCGATTACCTGGCGCTCCGAATGGAGCTTTGCCGAAGCGGATGCCCGCGCCTTCAACGGTTTGCTGCGAAAATACGGTTTGAAGCCCCGCAGTCCCAGCCGCTGGCCAGCGCGCAATCTGGCGAAGGCCTATGGCTGGAGAGTAGCGCGCAAGTTGGGCGCAGGGTAA